A window of Lytechinus variegatus isolate NC3 chromosome 15, Lvar_3.0, whole genome shotgun sequence contains these coding sequences:
- the LOC121428816 gene encoding zinc finger protein 271-like isoform X2 encodes MEGNQETKEDTSKPTPTDNGCGNSANKEGDIEMTVRAEEEKASLPVSMKAKNKDSKQVDQVENGGDIEMTVRAEEEKASLPVSMKAKNKDSKQVDQVENDDAIVGNPVQSGQETSMDVSQKNNHQCSYCDRAYSCKGALTNHLKKHTKGKPFECTQCNKRFSRYYQFVTHTRSHSAWIPCTVCQKTFRLESALDLHFKRQHMNYEDRQFKCSYCDKRFLYKFALNMHEKRHTQWYECSRCGKKYRYEESLKRHLEAHEEDRKKPFQCDQCSKGFFKKGSLVAHLRIHSGKDLAQCPHCDKTYLNRSHLKCHMMKKHNSKRINFQCPRCNASFVKQHSLDTHMFNKHGEGKPGETRSRCPTLTCSICSEVFPSRFKLAAHTREKHLDTKPFGCSVCVKKFACKSYLNSHMKYHSGNKQHQCDQCGEKFYEKQHLNKHVKRHTGEKEHQCSVCGMRFYEKYRLTSHARTHTGEKPYACSLCDKKYGHPSDLKYHVRSIHRPTGEKPFECSQCNKKFYHRKILKSHEQIHSEDKPFLCSYCGKTYRKNSYLEKHVLTHTGKKDYPCALCDKKFSMRGHLNRHMRKHTGEKPFKCQICGKTFAQQPAIAMHLRVHRNEKNYQCVVCDKKFYRRSRLRSHMTTHNGEKPHVCLLCGARFTQKGSLKDHLRTHTKPYKCNSCPQRYAQEKSLNNHIAKKHTGEKPYKCHLCGEGFNLKKVLDCHIRRHARPYICDSCPSRCSSEKNLSLHRRLRHPGSKPYQCSSCQKRFYGLSQLNNHLKTRCGKNLGKSSVLLRNCGTKPYKEEQEEPEGLAEPPNLDGIFKSQCFIRLSKCSVPLRSSNIKPEEKPEEFVDAPPLIATLKSHCPVKLRKCSVLLRDDEMLLMLATFLN; translated from the exons ATGGAAGGAAATCAAGAAACAAAGGAGGATACCTCTAAACCTACACCTACCGATAATGGATGCGGGAACTCGGCAAATAAAGAAG GTGATATTGAAATGACCGTCAGAGCTGAAGAAGAGAAAGCATCACTCCCAGTCTCAATGAAAGCGAAAAACAAGGATTCTAAACAAGTTGATCAAGTTGAAAATGGTG GTGATATTGAAATGACCGTCAGAGCTGAAGAAGAGAAAGCATCACTCCCAGTCTCAATGAAAGCGAAAAACAAGGATTCTAAACAAGTTGATCAAGTTGaaaatgatg ATGCCATTGTAGGCAACCCTGTACAAAGCGGTCAGGAGACCTCCATGGATGTGTCGCAAAAGAATAACCATCAGTGCTCCTACTGTGATAGAGCATACTCTTGTAAAGGCGCTCTGACTAATCATTTGAAAAAACACACTAAAGGGAAACCCTTTGAGTGTACTCAATGCAACAAAAGATTTTCCCGCTATTATCAGTTTGTCACACACACAAGATCCCACTCTGCCTGGATTCCCTGTACAGTCTGCCAGAAAACATTCCGCCTGGAATCCGCGCTTGACTTGCACTTCAAACGGCAGCACATGAATTACGAAGATCGACAATTCAAGTGCAGTTATTGTGATAAGAGATTTCTATATAAGTTTGCGctgaatatgcatgaaaagCGCCACACACAGTGGTACGAATGTTCACGTTGTGGGAAGAAATACAGATATGAGGAAAGTCTGAAACGGCACCTTGAAGCTCATGAAGAGGATAGGAAGAAGCCGTTTCAGTGCGATCAATGCTCCAAAGGGTTCTTTAAAAAAGGTTCACTTGTTGCCCATCTGAGAATACACAGCGGGAAGGATCTTGCGCAATGCCCGCATTGTGATAAAACGTATCTCAACCGGTCGCACCTAAAATGTCACATGATGAAGAAGCATAATTCTAAACGAATTAATTTTCAATGCCCCAGGTGCAACGCAAGCTTTGTTAAGCAGCACAGTCTTGACACTCACATGTTTAATAAGCACGGTGAAGGAAAGCCTGGCGAAACACGTAGCAGGTGCCCTACACTTACATGCTCGATTTGCAGTGAAGTATTCCCGAGCAGGTTCAAACTTGCTGCCCACACGAGGGAAAAACATCTTGATACTAAACCATTCGGGTGTTCTGTTTGTGTTAAGAAATTTGCGTGTAAGTCTTACCTTAACAGCCATATGAAATACCACAGTGGGAATAAGCAGCATCAGTGCGACCAATGTGGTGAGAAATTTTATGAGAAGCAAcatctgaataaacatgtaaAGAGACATACGGGAGAGAAGGAGCATCAGTGTTCCGTTTGTGGAATGAGATTCTATGAAAAGTACCGTCTCACCAGTCATGCTAGAACCCACACTGGAGAGAAGCCGTATGCTTGCTCGCTCTGCGATAAAAAATATGGGCATCCTAGCGACCTGAAATATCATGTACGATCCATCCATAGGCCTACTGGAGAGAAACCCTTCGAGTGCTCACAATGCAACAAAAAGTTTTACCACCGAAAAATCCTGAAGAGTCATGAACAAATACACTCTGAAGACAAACCCTTTCTATGCTCATACTGTGGCAAGACTTATAGAAAAAACAGTTATTTGGAGAAGCACGTGTTGACACATACTGGCAAGAAAGACTATCCATGTGCTCTTTGTGATAAGAAATTCAGTATGAGAGGCCATCTTAATCGTCACATGCGAAAGCACACAGGCGAAAAGCCTTTTAAGTGTCAAATTTGTGGGAAGACGTTTGCTCAGCAACCTGCTATTGCGATGCACCTCAGAGTCCACCGCAATGAGAAGAACTATCAGTGTGTGGTTTGTGACAAGAAGTTTTACAGAAGAAGCCGTCTTCGAAGTCACATGACGACGCACAATGGGGAAAAACCTCATGTTTGTTTGCTCTGTGGGGCAAGGTTCACTCAAAAAGGAAGCCTGAAGGACCATCTGAGAACGCACACAAAGCCGTACAAATGCAACAGCTGTCCCCAAAGATATGCTCAAGAAAAAAGCCTCAATAACCACATTGCAAAAAAGCACACTGGCGAAAAGCCCTACAAATGCCACCTTTGCGGTGAAGGTTTCAATCTCAAAAAAGTTCTGGATTGTCATATCAGAAGGCATGCAAGGCCGTACATTTGTGACTCTTGCCCCAGCAGATGTTCCAGCGAAAAAAATCTCAGTCTTCACCGAAGATTAAGACATCCTGGGAGCAAGCCCTATCAATGTTCATCTTGCCAAAAGAGATTTTATGGACTCTCACAACTCAATAACCACTTGAAAACTCGATGCGGTAAGAATCTCGGTAAAAGCTCAGTTTTGCTCAGAAACTGCGGTACAAAACCTTacaaagaagaacaagaagagcCAGAAGGACTTGCTGAACCCCCAAATCTCGATGGCATCTTTAAATCTCAATGCTTTATCCGTCTCAGTAAATGTTCGGTTCCACTAAGAAGCTCAAATATCAAGCCTGAAGAAAAACCAGAGGAGTTTGTCGACGCCCCACCGCTCATTGCCACCTTGAAATCGCATTGCCCCGTAAAGCTCCGGAAATGTTCCGTTCTGCTCAGAGATGACGAAATGCTTTTGATGTTGGCGACATTCTTGAATTAA
- the LOC121428816 gene encoding zinc finger protein 271-like isoform X1, which translates to MEGNQETKEDTSKPTPTDNGCGNSANKEGDIEMTVKAEEEKASLPVSMKAKNKDSKQVDQVENDGDIEMTVRAEEEKASLPVSMKAKNKDSKQVDQVENGGDIEMTVRAEEEKASLPVSMKAKNKDSKQVDQVENDDAIVGNPVQSGQETSMDVSQKNNHQCSYCDRAYSCKGALTNHLKKHTKGKPFECTQCNKRFSRYYQFVTHTRSHSAWIPCTVCQKTFRLESALDLHFKRQHMNYEDRQFKCSYCDKRFLYKFALNMHEKRHTQWYECSRCGKKYRYEESLKRHLEAHEEDRKKPFQCDQCSKGFFKKGSLVAHLRIHSGKDLAQCPHCDKTYLNRSHLKCHMMKKHNSKRINFQCPRCNASFVKQHSLDTHMFNKHGEGKPGETRSRCPTLTCSICSEVFPSRFKLAAHTREKHLDTKPFGCSVCVKKFACKSYLNSHMKYHSGNKQHQCDQCGEKFYEKQHLNKHVKRHTGEKEHQCSVCGMRFYEKYRLTSHARTHTGEKPYACSLCDKKYGHPSDLKYHVRSIHRPTGEKPFECSQCNKKFYHRKILKSHEQIHSEDKPFLCSYCGKTYRKNSYLEKHVLTHTGKKDYPCALCDKKFSMRGHLNRHMRKHTGEKPFKCQICGKTFAQQPAIAMHLRVHRNEKNYQCVVCDKKFYRRSRLRSHMTTHNGEKPHVCLLCGARFTQKGSLKDHLRTHTKPYKCNSCPQRYAQEKSLNNHIAKKHTGEKPYKCHLCGEGFNLKKVLDCHIRRHARPYICDSCPSRCSSEKNLSLHRRLRHPGSKPYQCSSCQKRFYGLSQLNNHLKTRCGKNLGKSSVLLRNCGTKPYKEEQEEPEGLAEPPNLDGIFKSQCFIRLSKCSVPLRSSNIKPEEKPEEFVDAPPLIATLKSHCPVKLRKCSVLLRDDEMLLMLATFLN; encoded by the exons ATGGAAGGAAATCAAGAAACAAAGGAGGATACCTCTAAACCTACACCTACCGATAATGGATGCGGGAACTCGGCAAATAAAGAAG GTGATATTGAAATGACCGTCAAAGCTGAAGAAGAGAAAGCATCACTCCCAGTCTCAATGAAAGCGAAAAACAAGGATTCTAAACAAGTTGATCAAGTTGaaaatgatg GTGATATTGAAATGACCGTCAGAGCTGAAGAAGAGAAAGCATCACTCCCAGTCTCAATGAAAGCGAAAAACAAGGATTCTAAACAAGTTGATCAAGTTGAAAATGGTG GTGATATTGAAATGACCGTCAGAGCTGAAGAAGAGAAAGCATCACTCCCAGTCTCAATGAAAGCGAAAAACAAGGATTCTAAACAAGTTGATCAAGTTGaaaatgatg ATGCCATTGTAGGCAACCCTGTACAAAGCGGTCAGGAGACCTCCATGGATGTGTCGCAAAAGAATAACCATCAGTGCTCCTACTGTGATAGAGCATACTCTTGTAAAGGCGCTCTGACTAATCATTTGAAAAAACACACTAAAGGGAAACCCTTTGAGTGTACTCAATGCAACAAAAGATTTTCCCGCTATTATCAGTTTGTCACACACACAAGATCCCACTCTGCCTGGATTCCCTGTACAGTCTGCCAGAAAACATTCCGCCTGGAATCCGCGCTTGACTTGCACTTCAAACGGCAGCACATGAATTACGAAGATCGACAATTCAAGTGCAGTTATTGTGATAAGAGATTTCTATATAAGTTTGCGctgaatatgcatgaaaagCGCCACACACAGTGGTACGAATGTTCACGTTGTGGGAAGAAATACAGATATGAGGAAAGTCTGAAACGGCACCTTGAAGCTCATGAAGAGGATAGGAAGAAGCCGTTTCAGTGCGATCAATGCTCCAAAGGGTTCTTTAAAAAAGGTTCACTTGTTGCCCATCTGAGAATACACAGCGGGAAGGATCTTGCGCAATGCCCGCATTGTGATAAAACGTATCTCAACCGGTCGCACCTAAAATGTCACATGATGAAGAAGCATAATTCTAAACGAATTAATTTTCAATGCCCCAGGTGCAACGCAAGCTTTGTTAAGCAGCACAGTCTTGACACTCACATGTTTAATAAGCACGGTGAAGGAAAGCCTGGCGAAACACGTAGCAGGTGCCCTACACTTACATGCTCGATTTGCAGTGAAGTATTCCCGAGCAGGTTCAAACTTGCTGCCCACACGAGGGAAAAACATCTTGATACTAAACCATTCGGGTGTTCTGTTTGTGTTAAGAAATTTGCGTGTAAGTCTTACCTTAACAGCCATATGAAATACCACAGTGGGAATAAGCAGCATCAGTGCGACCAATGTGGTGAGAAATTTTATGAGAAGCAAcatctgaataaacatgtaaAGAGACATACGGGAGAGAAGGAGCATCAGTGTTCCGTTTGTGGAATGAGATTCTATGAAAAGTACCGTCTCACCAGTCATGCTAGAACCCACACTGGAGAGAAGCCGTATGCTTGCTCGCTCTGCGATAAAAAATATGGGCATCCTAGCGACCTGAAATATCATGTACGATCCATCCATAGGCCTACTGGAGAGAAACCCTTCGAGTGCTCACAATGCAACAAAAAGTTTTACCACCGAAAAATCCTGAAGAGTCATGAACAAATACACTCTGAAGACAAACCCTTTCTATGCTCATACTGTGGCAAGACTTATAGAAAAAACAGTTATTTGGAGAAGCACGTGTTGACACATACTGGCAAGAAAGACTATCCATGTGCTCTTTGTGATAAGAAATTCAGTATGAGAGGCCATCTTAATCGTCACATGCGAAAGCACACAGGCGAAAAGCCTTTTAAGTGTCAAATTTGTGGGAAGACGTTTGCTCAGCAACCTGCTATTGCGATGCACCTCAGAGTCCACCGCAATGAGAAGAACTATCAGTGTGTGGTTTGTGACAAGAAGTTTTACAGAAGAAGCCGTCTTCGAAGTCACATGACGACGCACAATGGGGAAAAACCTCATGTTTGTTTGCTCTGTGGGGCAAGGTTCACTCAAAAAGGAAGCCTGAAGGACCATCTGAGAACGCACACAAAGCCGTACAAATGCAACAGCTGTCCCCAAAGATATGCTCAAGAAAAAAGCCTCAATAACCACATTGCAAAAAAGCACACTGGCGAAAAGCCCTACAAATGCCACCTTTGCGGTGAAGGTTTCAATCTCAAAAAAGTTCTGGATTGTCATATCAGAAGGCATGCAAGGCCGTACATTTGTGACTCTTGCCCCAGCAGATGTTCCAGCGAAAAAAATCTCAGTCTTCACCGAAGATTAAGACATCCTGGGAGCAAGCCCTATCAATGTTCATCTTGCCAAAAGAGATTTTATGGACTCTCACAACTCAATAACCACTTGAAAACTCGATGCGGTAAGAATCTCGGTAAAAGCTCAGTTTTGCTCAGAAACTGCGGTACAAAACCTTacaaagaagaacaagaagagcCAGAAGGACTTGCTGAACCCCCAAATCTCGATGGCATCTTTAAATCTCAATGCTTTATCCGTCTCAGTAAATGTTCGGTTCCACTAAGAAGCTCAAATATCAAGCCTGAAGAAAAACCAGAGGAGTTTGTCGACGCCCCACCGCTCATTGCCACCTTGAAATCGCATTGCCCCGTAAAGCTCCGGAAATGTTCCGTTCTGCTCAGAGATGACGAAATGCTTTTGATGTTGGCGACATTCTTGAATTAA
- the LOC121428816 gene encoding zinc finger protein 271-like isoform X3, whose translation MEGNQETKEDTSKPTPTDNGCGNSANKEGDIEMTVKAEEEKASLPVSMKAKNKDSKQVDQVENDDAIVGNPVQSGQETSMDVSQKNNHQCSYCDRAYSCKGALTNHLKKHTKGKPFECTQCNKRFSRYYQFVTHTRSHSAWIPCTVCQKTFRLESALDLHFKRQHMNYEDRQFKCSYCDKRFLYKFALNMHEKRHTQWYECSRCGKKYRYEESLKRHLEAHEEDRKKPFQCDQCSKGFFKKGSLVAHLRIHSGKDLAQCPHCDKTYLNRSHLKCHMMKKHNSKRINFQCPRCNASFVKQHSLDTHMFNKHGEGKPGETRSRCPTLTCSICSEVFPSRFKLAAHTREKHLDTKPFGCSVCVKKFACKSYLNSHMKYHSGNKQHQCDQCGEKFYEKQHLNKHVKRHTGEKEHQCSVCGMRFYEKYRLTSHARTHTGEKPYACSLCDKKYGHPSDLKYHVRSIHRPTGEKPFECSQCNKKFYHRKILKSHEQIHSEDKPFLCSYCGKTYRKNSYLEKHVLTHTGKKDYPCALCDKKFSMRGHLNRHMRKHTGEKPFKCQICGKTFAQQPAIAMHLRVHRNEKNYQCVVCDKKFYRRSRLRSHMTTHNGEKPHVCLLCGARFTQKGSLKDHLRTHTKPYKCNSCPQRYAQEKSLNNHIAKKHTGEKPYKCHLCGEGFNLKKVLDCHIRRHARPYICDSCPSRCSSEKNLSLHRRLRHPGSKPYQCSSCQKRFYGLSQLNNHLKTRCGKNLGKSSVLLRNCGTKPYKEEQEEPEGLAEPPNLDGIFKSQCFIRLSKCSVPLRSSNIKPEEKPEEFVDAPPLIATLKSHCPVKLRKCSVLLRDDEMLLMLATFLN comes from the exons ATGGAAGGAAATCAAGAAACAAAGGAGGATACCTCTAAACCTACACCTACCGATAATGGATGCGGGAACTCGGCAAATAAAGAAG GTGATATTGAAATGACCGTCAAAGCTGAAGAAGAGAAAGCATCACTCCCAGTCTCAATGAAAGCGAAAAACAAGGATTCTAAACAAGTTGATCAAGTTGaaaatgatg ATGCCATTGTAGGCAACCCTGTACAAAGCGGTCAGGAGACCTCCATGGATGTGTCGCAAAAGAATAACCATCAGTGCTCCTACTGTGATAGAGCATACTCTTGTAAAGGCGCTCTGACTAATCATTTGAAAAAACACACTAAAGGGAAACCCTTTGAGTGTACTCAATGCAACAAAAGATTTTCCCGCTATTATCAGTTTGTCACACACACAAGATCCCACTCTGCCTGGATTCCCTGTACAGTCTGCCAGAAAACATTCCGCCTGGAATCCGCGCTTGACTTGCACTTCAAACGGCAGCACATGAATTACGAAGATCGACAATTCAAGTGCAGTTATTGTGATAAGAGATTTCTATATAAGTTTGCGctgaatatgcatgaaaagCGCCACACACAGTGGTACGAATGTTCACGTTGTGGGAAGAAATACAGATATGAGGAAAGTCTGAAACGGCACCTTGAAGCTCATGAAGAGGATAGGAAGAAGCCGTTTCAGTGCGATCAATGCTCCAAAGGGTTCTTTAAAAAAGGTTCACTTGTTGCCCATCTGAGAATACACAGCGGGAAGGATCTTGCGCAATGCCCGCATTGTGATAAAACGTATCTCAACCGGTCGCACCTAAAATGTCACATGATGAAGAAGCATAATTCTAAACGAATTAATTTTCAATGCCCCAGGTGCAACGCAAGCTTTGTTAAGCAGCACAGTCTTGACACTCACATGTTTAATAAGCACGGTGAAGGAAAGCCTGGCGAAACACGTAGCAGGTGCCCTACACTTACATGCTCGATTTGCAGTGAAGTATTCCCGAGCAGGTTCAAACTTGCTGCCCACACGAGGGAAAAACATCTTGATACTAAACCATTCGGGTGTTCTGTTTGTGTTAAGAAATTTGCGTGTAAGTCTTACCTTAACAGCCATATGAAATACCACAGTGGGAATAAGCAGCATCAGTGCGACCAATGTGGTGAGAAATTTTATGAGAAGCAAcatctgaataaacatgtaaAGAGACATACGGGAGAGAAGGAGCATCAGTGTTCCGTTTGTGGAATGAGATTCTATGAAAAGTACCGTCTCACCAGTCATGCTAGAACCCACACTGGAGAGAAGCCGTATGCTTGCTCGCTCTGCGATAAAAAATATGGGCATCCTAGCGACCTGAAATATCATGTACGATCCATCCATAGGCCTACTGGAGAGAAACCCTTCGAGTGCTCACAATGCAACAAAAAGTTTTACCACCGAAAAATCCTGAAGAGTCATGAACAAATACACTCTGAAGACAAACCCTTTCTATGCTCATACTGTGGCAAGACTTATAGAAAAAACAGTTATTTGGAGAAGCACGTGTTGACACATACTGGCAAGAAAGACTATCCATGTGCTCTTTGTGATAAGAAATTCAGTATGAGAGGCCATCTTAATCGTCACATGCGAAAGCACACAGGCGAAAAGCCTTTTAAGTGTCAAATTTGTGGGAAGACGTTTGCTCAGCAACCTGCTATTGCGATGCACCTCAGAGTCCACCGCAATGAGAAGAACTATCAGTGTGTGGTTTGTGACAAGAAGTTTTACAGAAGAAGCCGTCTTCGAAGTCACATGACGACGCACAATGGGGAAAAACCTCATGTTTGTTTGCTCTGTGGGGCAAGGTTCACTCAAAAAGGAAGCCTGAAGGACCATCTGAGAACGCACACAAAGCCGTACAAATGCAACAGCTGTCCCCAAAGATATGCTCAAGAAAAAAGCCTCAATAACCACATTGCAAAAAAGCACACTGGCGAAAAGCCCTACAAATGCCACCTTTGCGGTGAAGGTTTCAATCTCAAAAAAGTTCTGGATTGTCATATCAGAAGGCATGCAAGGCCGTACATTTGTGACTCTTGCCCCAGCAGATGTTCCAGCGAAAAAAATCTCAGTCTTCACCGAAGATTAAGACATCCTGGGAGCAAGCCCTATCAATGTTCATCTTGCCAAAAGAGATTTTATGGACTCTCACAACTCAATAACCACTTGAAAACTCGATGCGGTAAGAATCTCGGTAAAAGCTCAGTTTTGCTCAGAAACTGCGGTACAAAACCTTacaaagaagaacaagaagagcCAGAAGGACTTGCTGAACCCCCAAATCTCGATGGCATCTTTAAATCTCAATGCTTTATCCGTCTCAGTAAATGTTCGGTTCCACTAAGAAGCTCAAATATCAAGCCTGAAGAAAAACCAGAGGAGTTTGTCGACGCCCCACCGCTCATTGCCACCTTGAAATCGCATTGCCCCGTAAAGCTCCGGAAATGTTCCGTTCTGCTCAGAGATGACGAAATGCTTTTGATGTTGGCGACATTCTTGAATTAA